Sequence from the Fulvivirga ligni genome:
AGTAACTGTGCCACCTACATCGGAAAGGGACCCGGTGTTACCCGGGTCTCCTATCTCTACCCAAACTAAGCTATAATCATAGCCCCCACCTGCGGTGGGTATTGTTATTTGATTATTAGCAGACGACCCCGGATTATCCGTTTGCCAGGTAGTAATAAACTCCTGCCCGTTTACCGGAACTCTGATAAGGATCAGCACCCCAACAATCAATATATTTTTAATCCACTGCTGTAGATTGGAAGATTTCATCTTAGCCACGCCCATAGAAAATTTAAATTGCGGCTACAATATGAAACAAATAGCAGTAGGTGTACAGTGCTTTTTAGTGAACAGCAGTATTTATTTAGTGATCAGCTACAAAACGTTGAGCTTAGACATAAATACGTTTTTGTAAGCCCGGCCTATAGGCAAATTGGTTTCCCCAAAAAAGACATAACCATCTGAAATTCTGGTGATATGAGACAAGTTGATGAGATATGATTTGTGTACTCTTTCAAAACCAAAGGGTACTAATTTGGCCTCAATGCTCTTTAATGTGTGGCTAATAATGTAAGAATGGTCTGTTGTAAATACCTTGGCATAATTATCAAAAGCCTCCACATAGCAAATATCTTCCGGGGAAATGGGCACCATGCCATCTTTGTCTTTTATAAAGAACTTTTCAGGTTTAGCCGTCTTATTTAACCCAATTTTATGAAAAGCCATCTCTACGTTGATCTGGATTTCCTTCTTATCAAAAGGCTTTAAAATATAACCATATGGGTTTGTTCGCTTGGCACGACTCAAGGTGCCATTATCATAATAAGAGGTGACAAAAATAAACGGCACCTGATGGCTGGTGTTGATTGTGTTAGCCAGCTGGATACCATCTTTATCGCCAGAGAGGTTTACATCTAACAGGGCCAGATCGAAGCTATTGTTACTGAGCTTGTCAAGGGCCTCGCTATATTGAAGGGCCACTTCAATATTATTGATACCCATATCATTTAAATGGAATTCTAAATCATCCGCAATGAGCGGCTCGTCTTCTACAATCAGTACTTTTCTATCCATGGCGCTGCTTATACCAACTTATATTTTTTTATAATCAACTGTGCCGTTGTGCCTGCGGTAAAATCAAAGTTCACATCAGCCTCTAGTTTTCTGGACAATGATCGGATCATGCGTAACCCGAAGGAATCTGACTTCTCCACTTCATTTTCCTTCCCTACACCATCATCCTTCACACTTAGCAGCAGATAGTTAGGCTCCTTTTTCAGGTTAATGCTCAAAGCTCCGTGCCTTTCTTCTGGAAAAGCATACTTAAAAGCATTACTAATTAACTCATTTAATATCAGACCGATAGGGATAATTGTATCCACGTCAATGGTCAGTGGGTCAATGTCATATGCCACATTTACCTTATCTTCATCTATACCGTAAGTGGCTTTTAAGGTAGCCGTTAGGTTCTCAATATATTCCTGCGCATCAATCCCGGTAATGTTGTCGTGCTGGTAAAGCCTTTGGTGAATTAAGGCCATTGATTTCACCCTGTTCTGACTGTCATTTACCACTCCCTTAGCATTTTCGTCCTCAATGAATCTGGTCTGCAAGCTGAGCAAGCTGGATATAATTTGTAAGTTGTTTTTTACTCTATGGTGAATTTCCTTTAGTAGCGTTTCCTTTTCCGATAATGATTTAGAAATGACCTTGTTAGCTTTAGACTTTGTTCTTAACAATAAGAATAACAATACTAGGCCCACTAAAACAATACAAGAAACCAAAATGAGAATATTGCGCTGATTAGCAGACTGTTGCTGTGCAATAATAGCTTCCTGGTTTTCTACTTTGAGCTGTGATATTTCTTTTTCCTTTTGCTCAGTATCATATTTTAGAGTCAGGTCCGTGATGGTCTTGTTCATCGATTCTGACATGAAGGAATCTCTTTCGGCAAAGGCTTGTCTTAAATTAACATAAGCCTTATTATATTGACTGTTTAATGCATAGATCTCAGCGGCCAATAAGCGGTTTTCTAAGCCTAATTCATTATTCTTTAATCCTTTATTTAATACATCTAGCTGATCACTATATTTAATAGCTTCGGCATACTTGCCTCTGTCTTTTAAGAACTGTGCCATAGACGTATAGCTGTGAGCTATGTTCAGCGTATCTTTTGACTCTTCAAAAAAGGTCAGTGCTTTAGTAACATAAAAAATGCTGCTATCAAGTTTGCCCAAACCCTGATATGAATTAGAAAGGTTAACATATGATTTGGCCAGATTTCGGTAAGAAGCATTCTCCTCCGCCATTCGGGCCAGTTTTAGATTGTAATAAGCACCCTTTTCGTATTCCTCCATGGTGTTATAGATGGAGCCCAGATTCAGGTAGATGGTTTCTAAATGATGTGGCAAATTCATTCTGTTAAACTCTTCCACCAACTCGTTATAAGCCTGGATTGATTTATCATAGAAGCCCTGTTTTTTATAAATGAGAGCAATATTGGTCTTAGTAACAGCAGCGCCGAACTCATCACTGGCCTGCTCTCTAACTTTCATGGCCTTAAGAAAAGTTTTTACGGCTTTGTCATAATCGCCCATGTCCATATACATAACACCCAGATTGTTCAGTGACGATGCCACCTTTGCTGTGTCCTTGATGTCTTCACGAATGTGAAGCGCTTTTTCATAGTAAAATCGGGCGCTGTCCCAGTTGTTTTTATAATGAAATGCTACGGCTACATCAGATACTGCCTGGGCCAGCCCTTTAGGCTTTGGTTCTTTGAGCTTGAGGTAAAGCTCATAACTAAGCTTGCCATAACGCAGTGAGCTGTCCAGATTTTGGGCAAACCATTCATAAGAAAGCTCATCTAAGATATAAGCTCGCTGAGCCGGCTCCAAGTCAGTTTTCAAGACATCTGACAGGCTGTCAATTTTGGCTGAATGCTGGGAAAAGCCTGATATTGAAAGCGTTAGACAAAAAAGTAAAGGCAATATGAATCTCATATCCAAATTAGGATTCGCTTAAAGTTTGGGTCAATTAATCGGCCAATATAATATTACAAATTAAAAATCCAGCGACAAGACAAGGAAATGTTAGGATTTTGCACAGATAAAAATGACGCCATCAAATTTAGGTCACAAGCTTTTGTCACTTATCATTGGGAACAATAAAGGGTTCAAGCGCCATTATAACTTCGGCCTTCAATTTACGCTTGGTGCTCACGTAGCTCTCAAGACTATAACAAATTTGGAAAAAGACAAAAATCATGAGAAAGAACCCAAGCCATGTATGCCACAGATATAGTCCTGAGATCAATAGGAAAAAGAATAGCGTTTGTAAAAACAAGATTCTCTTATTCACCATATTAAAACGGATATCTAAGTTGTGTTCCAATACCGTGGCCGTTAGTTTAACTATCAACCTCTTCCCAATTATGAAGCGACCAAAGCCATATAGCCTTAATTTCGTTCAAGTTAGTAACTAGGTATTGTTATTCAGGTGTGGAAAAACACATTGAAGAAGCCTCACATATTATGTGAGACTTCTTCAATAATAATCTTAATCATCACATAGGTATAGCTCATACGCTACTCCTGAATGATTTTGGTAAATAGCTTGTGCCCTCGCCATCTCGTCGCCATCGGAACAAGCAAAATTTGATGGAATAGGCGTATATGCATTATCCGTTCCAATCAGCTGCTCCAATTGAGCGTCATAAATGAATGCACCAACTTGTGTATTAGAGGGTAAGTTGTGGCTTCGCAACATCTGCGTACATAGAATTGTTTCGCTATATGCTCCAAATTTGAATTTTGCCAAGGATGTTTCTCCATATGACACATCAGCATTCGCTAAAATGCGATAAGGATCTTCTCCATCAATTCTTGATTTTAATGTACCTTTTTGTTTCGCATATTCGAGAAGATGTTCATGAAAAAAAGCGGCTCGAGCTTCTAATTGCTGCGAAAACCGATTTTTAAACTTAGATTGATCTAACAGCTTAGTTAATTGTTCCGATTCAATATTGACAAGGTAAACATCGTTCGAATAATCATAACTAATATAATTTTCTATTGAAACAAACTTATCATCTGAGATAGTTTCCATACTGTCGTTGCAAGCTAAAAGCAAGAAGAGAAATGAAATTTTAAGAATTTTTTGCATAGTATTTTTGAGCAATCCTACACAGAATCCAAACTTAAATTCAATTAATATTATTAATTAATAGTTATATTTATGTTATGTAAGATTCCTAAACATCGAAAGACTCTAACTTAATTATTGTCATTAATCTAAAAACTCATTCATATATTTTGAGATGGCTTCTGTTTGCATCATTACCCCTACATGGGTTTGTGATGGGATGATGGCTAGTTTTGATTTAGGCATGGGTTCCATGTCCGCCATTACATCTCCGCCCAGTAGTCGGTAAGTTTTCATTAACTCTACCTTATCAATGCCGTCATTATCTCCGGAAATCAGCAAAACGGGCGCTTTGATCTTTGCTATTTCAGAATCTTCTATATTAAAGGTCTCACCAGCAAAAACAAACATCTGCTCTAAGAACTTTGGCCATTTTGTTTTATCAGGAGCCACGGCGTCATAGGTGGTTTTAAGTGGAGAATTATTGAAATCTTCGGCATTAAATTCACCTTGTGCTGAATTTACTTGAGGCAACCAACCCGCCATTTTATAGGTGGATGAAAGAATCACCAATCTATTCACTCTTTGCGGATACTGCACTGTAAATTGGTAGGCCACTGTGCCTCCCATACTATAGCCGGCAATATCGGCCGTTTCTATTTTCAAATGGTCCATCACCTTCTCCACATCCTCAGCAAAAGTGACGAAATCTATATTACGGTCTGAATAGGGCGAATGGCCATGGCTTTGAAATTCTATAGCTATCACTTTCCTATTTTTAGACAGCTCAGGAATGAGCTCAGCCCAGTTAAGCTCAATGGTATAAAAAGAGCCATGAAGTAAAATCAGTGGATCTCCTTCTCCATAAGTTTCATAGTAAATTTTTGTATCCTTTACAGGAACGTAGCCACTCTTATCCGGCTTATTTGTTTGCGCTTGTAGATTTAGAGCGATAAATGTGAATATGCCAGCCATGGCTAGCCAATTTGTTTTTTTAAGGTGTGACGTCATGAGTTTGGTTGGTTAAAAGTTTGTCGAGTTCGTTTAAGGTAGCTGTGAAACCTTCTTTGAATCCCATTTCAATCATTCTTTCCATGCGCTCAAGGGAATCATTATAGATAGTGATATTTACGGTGGTTACTCCATCTTGTTCACTAAAAGTGAAATCCCAATGAGAACCAGGCAGTTGCAGATTTTCATCCTTGTCAGCAAAAGCATTAAAAAACTTAAAGTTTGTCTTCGGGCTTATTGAGGTATAATCATGCATTTGCCAGCCAAGCACCTCACCTTCGGCATTTGTCATAGCATAAAACCTTCTTCCTCCCTCTTTAAACTCCATTGATTTTGTTTTGGAAATGAATGGTTTAGGTGCCCACCACTTATCAAGGATTTCTTGCTTAGTGAAAGCATCCCAAACCAAAGGAAGTTTGGCTTTAAACTCGCGGGCTATAAATACGGTTTTGGATTCTTTGTCTACCGTAAAATCAAATAATAAACTGTTCATTGAATTCTCTCTTTAATGTTAACTGCCACTGTCTTACTTCAGATGAGGAATAGCCTACATTAAATTGCATAAAAATCGTTAATAAGCCATTCTTAACATTCAAAAATAAATAAGAAACTACATGGTTGCGAATATATACGCAATCATTCGGTTTCGCAAATTTATTTTGGAGAATTATTGGTTGGAAATTGTTGAGGGTAGTTTATTACAAAAATTAGCCAGGGGTTAGCGGGCCTAGATGAATTGAACTCAATACGGACTCAACTCCTGGTGACTTCAATCACAGTTTCTCCATCATATATCCACAGACCATGTTTATTCCCAAACCATATGTTTCCATCTTTGTCAGCCAATAAAAAGTTTATTCTATGGTAAGTTTTGCCATGATTATCTTTAAAGATTCTAAAATGTTCTCCATCAAAGGTCGCTAGTTCGGTAGTGCCACTGGCAAGCCAAAGCAAGCCTGATTGATCTTCATATATACCCTTGACATTGTTGTGTGTTAAGCCATCATTCATTTTATAGAAGGTGGTAAAAACTTTCCCATCATACTTATCAAGACCACCATCGTGATTACCATGGGTGCCTATCCAGATGTTGTTTTTCGAATCCTCAAATACCACGCGAATGAAGTCATCACTTAGTTCTTGAGTATAATGTGTAAAACCCTCACCATCATAAACGCTTACCCCACCATGGCTCAGTGAGGTAAACCAAATATTTCCTTTTGAATCCTCTATCATGCTCAACACAATATTGTGCTGATGACCATCATCATAAACCTTCCCTATATCCGACAGATGTTGGGTAAATGACTCTCCGTTATAATGATAAGCGCCTGCCCCATTTGTGCCGAACCAAAGATCGCCGCCAGAATCTTCTAAAATTGACATAACCTGATTAGGATTTACTACGGGATAAACTTTATCCAGCCAAACGCTGGAGGTATCACTTTTGGGAATTTCAACACTCTCAAAAAGTTTTCCATCGAATTTACAAACGCCTGAGGTGGTACCAAACCATATATTGCCTTCCCTATCTTCGGTAATACATGAAATATCATTGTCGCAAAGGCCATTCGCTGCGGTATAATTGATAAATGAGCTACCATCAAATTTAAAAACCCCATTACCACGACTACCAAACCATAGATTTCCCTTACTATCAAGAAAACCACAGTAGAATCCATTTTCAGGCATTGGGAGCTTAACATGTTCGATAGGTGTGGTTGACTCCAATTTCTGCTTTGTCTGTCCGCTACAAGAGAATACTAAAAAGGGTAGGCATATGAACAGGATTTTATAGACATTCATAGAATGTGTTTTTGTATGTGACTTATAACTGTTATACAATATAAGTTCACTATGCTTAACTCTCGAATCTTAGAAGGTCTTTAACATTTCATTATCAATTGACCACTCCTATGAGAATTTCTCCTCTCCTTGAGGAGAAGGGCCGGGGATGAGGTAAAAAAATTGTCTATCTCCTCAGAGGTTTCCTTTAATGGACTGTTCTGGGAATTGAGGTTTTGCACGCATCACTCTAAAAAAGTCCATCCAAATAGCAGAACCTTCTGCGGTGATTGGTCCTGCTCTAAATTTTTGTATTCTATGGATTGGGTATTTGAGAACTTCCTCATCATTAATAAAAAAGTGAGTATCCACATCTTCCTTCACTACTTTAATCTTTTTCAATTTTATATCAATCTGATCGGCATACTTTCCTTCATCTAATAATTCATAAGTTCTGATTTTATATTCACCGGCATTATTGATTTTAATCTCAACAGTTCCTAATTCGCTTGCTGGATTGCCATAAATCAACCCATAGAAGGTAGAATCTTCATCATCCGGACCAGTGATGGATAACTCAATTGAAAATTGTTCCATACTATCTATTTCAAACGGAGGAGCATTGAATCGAGCTGTAGAATCTAAAGCTTCAAAGTAATAAGTCCCTTTATCGATTCTAGCATATTGACCTCCATCGTTGCCAGTCCAAAATACAGTATCAGGGATGATGAAGTGATTGAAGTATACCTCATCCATTTTAACATGCTCACCACCAGACGGCCGACCTTTACAAGCATACACCGCTAAGATGACCCCTATAAATAATATGTATCTATTTTTCATCTCTTAACTAAATATCACGCAGCCAGAATCAAAAATTCAAATGCACTTAAAAATAATAGAACCAAACATGTTGCAAGGAATACCAATCCGGCTTTCTTCAGCTTGCTATTATCCTTATTTATCAGCCCTGCAAAAAAGAAAACCAAGGTTGATATCATACCGATGAGACCTAGTGAGAATTTAAGAATTGTCCCGATGAGCATTTTAGTTTTGGTTAAATGAGTTCTAAAGATACAAAAGCCTACATCTTTCTTCGTTCAGCGGTTAATATTTGCTCAGCCCAAGAAATCTTCTCTGCGACTTCGTCCTTCTCATATTCAAAATATTTTGCCTGAATTTTATTATATATTATATCAGATAAAACCCACCTTATAAACTCCTTACTAGAATTCTTTCCAGCCAAGAAGCCACCTTTCCTTTCAAAAATATTGGTGTGTTTGTCTACTATGATTGACGCCAAATGCTTTATTCCCGATTTTGAGTCTGATTTATTCCAGATGTAAAGCAATTCAGAAAAGTCAGGATAAATGTTTGTAATAGCACAAAAGTAAGATTCGAATTCCCGCTCAGCCTTTTCGCTATTATCATTTAAAATACTCTCCCAAAGATTAAACATAAACGATTGAACTACCTTTTGCTCATCTCTCGCCCAATTATTCCAATCTGCAATATGGAGTTTATCAAAAGCAATGCTGATCTCATAAGGAGCCCTAAATAAGGCAATCAATTCGAATATCCTAGGCAGAAAATGTTTATAGTCAGCTATGCTCCCCCATGTAGTAATACACTTACCGGTAAATCTAGACAAATCATTTTCATCAAGTTCACGTAATGGCTTAGATAGCAACTCCCTATTCCATTTATGCAAATCTGCATATAGCGGGCTTCCAGACATATCCCTTGCCTCATATTTCTGAAAAACCCGGTAAAGATCTTCTATGCTATCTCTTAGTTGTTCATTCATAAACGCATGGCCAATGGTAAAATCCTGAATCTTTTAAATAACGGACTAAAATTATCCGAAATATATAATTATTGCTAATGCCATCATCTCAACGCGGGAAAAGAATCACTCCCTTCTCCTCGAGGAGAAGGGCTGGGGATGAGGTGAAAAACCGGGCAAGACCTTACCCTCAGCTGAGGAAATAGCAATCTTCCTAGGGAAGCTTACTTAATGAATACAGCCTCCTCTATCTCAGTTTTGGACTATCTTACAGGTCATTATTTAGTTTTTGTCAGAGCCATTTTTACAGCAAGACCAGTTAACACTGAGGCCATAAACCATTTTTGAATTCTTAGCCAAATTGGCTTTTTTGAGAACCAGGATGCCAGTTTAGCAGCAGAAATTATAATCAATAAATTGATGGTGAAACTTATTATTATTTGAATGACACCCAACTGGAAACTCTGACTTAAAATTGAACCATTTTCAGGCTTCATAAACTGAGGAAAAAAAGAGAGGTAAAACACGGCCATTTTCGGATTTAGCACATTGGTCATAAGTCCGATGCTAAAAAGCTTAAGAGGTTTGTCAGATTTTAGATTATGATTAGCATTAAAGATCTTATTTCCAGATTTGACGGAATTATATGCTAAGTAAAGAAGATAACCCACGCCTAGAAATTTAACTACAATAAATGCGTAAGGAATTGCAAAAAATATTGCGGTCAGACCAAACGACACCATTAAGATATGAAAGAGAAATCCACACATAACTCCAAAAAGCGATATTATCCCGGCATTTTTACCCTGAGATAGGGATCTGGATATCAAGTATATCATATTGGGTCCCGGAGAAAGCACCATTATAAGGGCTGCTAATCCAAATAAAACTAAGTCGTTAAATGGCATCATATATTTATAGGTTTAGGATTTCCAATGTTTAGGATTATATATAGCTGGTCAAATAAAACCAGCACCCTTTCAACTATATTGAATTTAATGATTTCAAGAAAAAATTCTGACAAAGACTCAAAAATTTCTGATGTAATTTTTCGGAAACAAAAAAGAGGCCCATCTCTGAGCCTCTTCAACCTTAGTATTCCAACTATCCTAATTAACCGAGATAGTAACTTTAATCTGCTGGTTGGTGGCAGGTATTATGCCTGATGGGGTTACAGTTCTTACCATATCATCGTCATCATCAGGGCCAATATCTGAGCCGCCTTGTCTGATCACTTGCGTTGGGCCTGCACCTGGGTATTCGTCTTCTTCGGTGCCTACGTCAAATAGCATAACCGAGCTGGTAACATCACCGGTCACAGGAGTTTCTCCGTTGAAAAGGGCTAGCCCCATATCGCCAAAGCCGTAGAACCAGTCATTACT
This genomic interval carries:
- a CDS encoding LytR/AlgR family response regulator transcription factor, with translation MDRKVLIVEDEPLIADDLEFHLNDMGINNIEVALQYSEALDKLSNNSFDLALLDVNLSGDKDGIQLANTINTSHQVPFIFVTSYYDNGTLSRAKRTNPYGYILKPFDKKEIQINVEMAFHKIGLNKTAKPEKFFIKDKDGMVPISPEDICYVEAFDNYAKVFTTDHSYIISHTLKSIEAKLVPFGFERVHKSYLINLSHITRISDGYVFFGETNLPIGRAYKNVFMSKLNVL
- a CDS encoding tetratricopeptide repeat-containing sensor histidine kinase translates to MRFILPLLFCLTLSISGFSQHSAKIDSLSDVLKTDLEPAQRAYILDELSYEWFAQNLDSSLRYGKLSYELYLKLKEPKPKGLAQAVSDVAVAFHYKNNWDSARFYYEKALHIREDIKDTAKVASSLNNLGVMYMDMGDYDKAVKTFLKAMKVREQASDEFGAAVTKTNIALIYKKQGFYDKSIQAYNELVEEFNRMNLPHHLETIYLNLGSIYNTMEEYEKGAYYNLKLARMAEENASYRNLAKSYVNLSNSYQGLGKLDSSIFYVTKALTFFEESKDTLNIAHSYTSMAQFLKDRGKYAEAIKYSDQLDVLNKGLKNNELGLENRLLAAEIYALNSQYNKAYVNLRQAFAERDSFMSESMNKTITDLTLKYDTEQKEKEISQLKVENQEAIIAQQQSANQRNILILVSCIVLVGLVLLFLLLRTKSKANKVISKSLSEKETLLKEIHHRVKNNLQIISSLLSLQTRFIEDENAKGVVNDSQNRVKSMALIHQRLYQHDNITGIDAQEYIENLTATLKATYGIDEDKVNVAYDIDPLTIDVDTIIPIGLILNELISNAFKYAFPEERHGALSINLKKEPNYLLLSVKDDGVGKENEVEKSDSFGLRMIRSLSRKLEADVNFDFTAGTTAQLIIKKYKLV
- a CDS encoding alpha/beta fold hydrolase, producing the protein MTSHLKKTNWLAMAGIFTFIALNLQAQTNKPDKSGYVPVKDTKIYYETYGEGDPLILLHGSFYTIELNWAELIPELSKNRKVIAIEFQSHGHSPYSDRNIDFVTFAEDVEKVMDHLKIETADIAGYSMGGTVAYQFTVQYPQRVNRLVILSSTYKMAGWLPQVNSAQGEFNAEDFNNSPLKTTYDAVAPDKTKWPKFLEQMFVFAGETFNIEDSEIAKIKAPVLLISGDNDGIDKVELMKTYRLLGGDVMADMEPMPKSKLAIIPSQTHVGVMMQTEAISKYMNEFLD
- a CDS encoding SRPBCC family protein — protein: MNSLLFDFTVDKESKTVFIAREFKAKLPLVWDAFTKQEILDKWWAPKPFISKTKSMEFKEGGRRFYAMTNAEGEVLGWQMHDYTSISPKTNFKFFNAFADKDENLQLPGSHWDFTFSEQDGVTTVNITIYNDSLERMERMIEMGFKEGFTATLNELDKLLTNQTHDVTP
- a CDS encoding ligand-binding sensor domain-containing protein, with translation MNVYKILFICLPFLVFSCSGQTKQKLESTTPIEHVKLPMPENGFYCGFLDSKGNLWFGSRGNGVFKFDGSSFINYTAANGLCDNDISCITEDREGNIWFGTTSGVCKFDGKLFESVEIPKSDTSSVWLDKVYPVVNPNQVMSILEDSGGDLWFGTNGAGAYHYNGESFTQHLSDIGKVYDDGHQHNIVLSMIEDSKGNIWFTSLSHGGVSVYDGEGFTHYTQELSDDFIRVVFEDSKNNIWIGTHGNHDGGLDKYDGKVFTTFYKMNDGLTHNNVKGIYEDQSGLLWLASGTTELATFDGEHFRIFKDNHGKTYHRINFLLADKDGNIWFGNKHGLWIYDGETVIEVTRS
- a CDS encoding LysE family translocator, translating into MMPFNDLVLFGLAALIMVLSPGPNMIYLISRSLSQGKNAGIISLFGVMCGFLFHILMVSFGLTAIFFAIPYAFIVVKFLGVGYLLYLAYNSVKSGNKIFNANHNLKSDKPLKLFSIGLMTNVLNPKMAVFYLSFFPQFMKPENGSILSQSFQLGVIQIIISFTINLLIIISAAKLASWFSKKPIWLRIQKWFMASVLTGLAVKMALTKTK